The region CATTCGGGACTACGTCGAACCTCAGCGCAACTACCTGCGCAATCCCCTGTCCCCTGGATCTGTCCGGTCTGCCGGGGCGTACGAACCACGGGCTACCCGCTCTGCTTCCCCTGCCAGTCACATCGTGACCAGGCCGGCGACGCGCTCGCCGACATCGTGCTGCCGATCTCCTATTCACCACGGACCGGGCAACACCATCACAACCTACGTCTGTACAAGGATCCAACACCGTCTCATCGGGCCAGGCGGGATCTGCTCGCGTTGCTGTTGCACTTCTTGCACACGCACCTTGCCTGCATCACAGCAAGCATCGGTGGTCCTCCGACCCACGCCGTGACCGTGCCCAGCACCAGCGGTCGTACCGGCCCTCATCCGCTCGCGCAGCTCATCGGCGCACGACTGGGGCTGCCGAGCGTCGCGGCGGAGACCAATCCGAGGTACGGAACCGGAGACCGGGAGTTCCACCGTGACTGGTTCGCGGCCACCCTGCCGACGCAGGCTTCCCCGCTCCGGATTCTGCTGTTGGACGACACCTGGACAACGGGCGCACGCCCCCAGTCCCTCGCGTACGCCCCTCAGGTCCGCGGGTGCGCTCTCGGTGGCGACCGTAGTGCTCGGCCGGCATGTCAACCCCGGCTACCAGCCGTCGAAGCGGCTCCTCTCGGTGTCAGCCGAGCGAATCTTCGACCCTGACGTGTGCGTGGCCGAATCGAGATCCTGAGGCAGGGCGCGGTGGTCAGCGGGTCACCACTGGCGGCCGGTGAGCCGTTCGTAGACGTCGACGTAGCGGGCGCGGGTGGCCGCGACGATCTCCTCCGGCAGCTCCGGCGCGGGCGGCTTCTTGTCCCAGCCGGTGCTGACCGCCCAGTCCCGGACGAACTGCTTGCCGAGGGAGAACTGCTCCCGTCCCGGCTGGTACGACTCCGCCGGCCAGAACCGCGACGAGTCGGAGGTGAGCACCTCGTCGGCGAGGATCAGGGTGCCGTCCGGCGCCCAGCCGAACTCCAGCTTGGTGTCGGCCACCAGGATGCCGCGCTCGGCGGCCAGCTCGGCGCCCCGGCAGTAGACGTCCACGGTGATCTGCCGCAGCCGCTCGGCGGTCTCCGCGCCGACCTTGTCGACCACGTCGGCGAAGGTCATGAACTCGTCGTGCTCACCGAGCGGTGCCTTCGTCGTCGGCGTGAAAATCGGCTCGGGCAGGATCGACGCCTCGCCGAGCCCACGCGGCAGCTCGACCCCGGAGACCGAGCCGTCGCGCTCGTACTCCTTGAGGCCCAGGCCGGTCAGGTAGCCCCGAGCGATGCACTCGACCTGCACCATCTCCAGCCGCCGGACCCGGATCGCCCGCCCGGCCCACTCAGCCGGGACGTCGGTGGCGGAGATGATGTGGTTCGGCACGATGTCGGCGAGCTGCTCGAACCACCACAGCGAGAGCGCGGTGAGCAGCTTGCCCTTGTCCGGAATCGGCGTCGGCAGGACCGCGTCGTAGACCGACACCCGGTCGGAGGCGACCAGGATCAGGTCGTCACCGTCCGCGTAGACGTCTCGTACCTTGCCAGAGTGCAGCAGTTCCACGCCGGCAAGTACATCACGCCGGAAGTCGGCCTCCCACGCGCCGTCGCCCCGGTGTGACGCGACTCCATCCGTAGTCCGACGCACCATGCCTGAGCTGGGCAGGAACCGGGCCGGTCGGCCCGGATTCGGGCACCGGCCGCGATCGGTCGGACCTTGGACGCCGGGCGGGCCGGGGACCGGACGGGTTCCGGCCGCCGTACGCGACCCGTTGATCGCGTACGGGTCGCTGCCGACAGCGCGTTACGCAGATGCTTCACACATGTCAATGCGTTGTTGCCTGCCCTGCTCACCGGGCTGTGGATCTCGACCGGACGGCCGTTGACACCCGGTGGGCGTACCTGTGTAAATGTTCCCGATCGAGCCCTCTGACCGGTGCCGTCAGGAGATAACGTGCCCCCTGCCTCCCGCCCCTCCCGGCGCCGGGCCACCGCGAGTTGGGGACGTCGACGCCGAGCCACCGCCACCGGTCCGGCGACCGGCACCGGCGGGCGGTCCGGTGCGCGGGCGCTGGCCGCCGCCACCCTGGCCCTCGGCCTGCTGCTGAGCAGCGCGCTGACCGCCTGCGACGGCTCCTCGGACACGGCGACCGAGGAGCCGATCCGACTCTCGATCTTCTGGTGGGGCGGTGACAAGCGCGCCGAGTTGACCGAGCGGGCGCTCAAGCTCTACTCGTCCCGGCACCCCGAGGTGACCTTCCAGGTCACCTGGCAGGGCAACACCGGCTACTACGAACGCCTGTCCAGCCAGGCCGCCGGCGGCAACCCGCCCGACCTGTTCCAGATCGACGACAACTACCTGACCGAGTACGCCGAACGCGAGATCGTGCTCGACCTGAGCGACTACGTACGCTCCGAGCGGCTCGACCTCACCGGTCTGCCCCCCAGCCTGGCCCAGTACGGCAAGGTCGCCGGCCGGACGATGGCCGTCGCCGCGGCCGAGAACACGCCCGGACTGATCTACAACAAGAGCCTGCTGCTCCGCCTCGGGCTGCCCGAACCCCGCATCGGCATGCCGTACGACGAGTTCGTCGAGTGGGCGACCCAGGTCACCGAGAAGAGCGACGGCAAGATCGCCGGCACCATGGATCCGTCGGCCGACTACAAGGCCCTCTGGTTGTGGCTGCGGGAACAG is a window of Micromonospora sp. NBC_01699 DNA encoding:
- a CDS encoding phosphoribosylaminoimidazolesuccinocarboxamide synthase, encoding MELLHSGKVRDVYADGDDLILVASDRVSVYDAVLPTPIPDKGKLLTALSLWWFEQLADIVPNHIISATDVPAEWAGRAIRVRRLEMVQVECIARGYLTGLGLKEYERDGSVSGVELPRGLGEASILPEPIFTPTTKAPLGEHDEFMTFADVVDKVGAETAERLRQITVDVYCRGAELAAERGILVADTKLEFGWAPDGTLILADEVLTSDSSRFWPAESYQPGREQFSLGKQFVRDWAVSTGWDKKPPAPELPEEIVAATRARYVDVYERLTGRQW
- a CDS encoding ABC transporter substrate-binding protein, translated to MPPASRPSRRRATASWGRRRRATATGPATGTGGRSGARALAAATLALGLLLSSALTACDGSSDTATEEPIRLSIFWWGGDKRAELTERALKLYSSRHPEVTFQVTWQGNTGYYERLSSQAAGGNPPDLFQIDDNYLTEYAEREIVLDLSDYVRSERLDLTGLPPSLAQYGKVAGRTMAVAAAENTPGLIYNKSLLLRLGLPEPRIGMPYDEFVEWATQVTEKSDGKIAGTMDPSADYKALWLWLREQGKELYRGRQLGFTEADLTRWFELWRNARASRATPSPAVVAEANSGDVTRQLVATGKAATSFMWSNQLPELQKLTQDELGLVSYPGAPKAQWARASMYWAAFRGTRHPDTVADVINFLVNDVEAGQILGTERGLSANLSVRSYVDGTLTDPSMKLTASFETSMIDRFGPAPTPPPRGHAKVRALLITIGESAQAGRITSREAARDFVSQANAALAGG